In Methanocaldococcus lauensis, a single genomic region encodes these proteins:
- the hmgA gene encoding hydroxymethylglutaryl-CoA reductase (NADPH), whose amino-acid sequence MVDYDEIINKMIKGEIKPYQLDKMFNPKISTEIRRKFLEKTLGIKFEHISKYSIDEEMAIKKNIENMIGAIQIPLGFAGPLKINGEYAKGEFYIPLATTEGALVASVNRGCSVITKCGGATVRVIDDKMTRAPCLKTKSVVDAIKVRDWIKENFEKIKEVAESTTRHGKLIKIEPILIVGRNLYPRFVFKTGDAMGMNMVTIATEKACNFIENELKKEGIFVKTVAVSGNACVDKKPSGMNLINGRGKSIVAEVYLKEKEVNKYLKTTSEAIAEVNRLKNYIGSAISNSMGFNAHYANIIGAIFLATGQDEAQIVEGSLGITMAEVEDDGLYFSVTLPDVPIGTIGGGTRVETQKECLEMLGCYGDNKVLKFAEIVGGAVLAGELSLLGALAAGHLGKAHQELGR is encoded by the coding sequence ATGGTAGATTATGATGAAATAATTAACAAAATGATAAAAGGAGAAATAAAACCTTATCAATTAGATAAAATGTTTAATCCAAAAATTTCAACTGAAATCAGAAGAAAGTTTTTAGAAAAAACTTTGGGAATTAAATTTGAACACATTAGTAAATATTCAATAGACGAGGAAATGGCTATAAAGAAAAATATTGAGAATATGATTGGAGCTATACAAATCCCTTTAGGTTTCGCTGGTCCTCTAAAAATAAATGGTGAATATGCAAAAGGAGAATTTTATATTCCACTGGCTACAACTGAAGGAGCTTTGGTTGCGTCAGTTAATAGAGGTTGTTCAGTAATAACAAAGTGTGGTGGAGCAACAGTTAGAGTTATTGACGATAAGATGACAAGAGCTCCGTGTTTAAAAACGAAGAGTGTTGTGGATGCTATAAAAGTTAGAGATTGGATTAAAGAAAACTTTGAAAAGATAAAGGAAGTTGCTGAATCAACAACAAGGCATGGAAAATTAATAAAGATAGAGCCAATTTTAATAGTTGGAAGAAATTTATATCCAAGATTTGTATTTAAAACAGGAGATGCTATGGGAATGAATATGGTTACAATTGCTACTGAAAAAGCTTGCAATTTTATTGAAAATGAGTTAAAAAAGGAAGGAATATTTGTTAAAACTGTTGCTGTTAGTGGGAACGCATGTGTAGATAAAAAACCAAGTGGAATGAATTTAATCAATGGTAGAGGAAAATCTATCGTGGCAGAGGTTTATTTAAAGGAAAAAGAAGTTAATAAATATTTAAAAACTACATCAGAGGCAATTGCAGAAGTTAATAGACTTAAAAATTATATAGGGTCAGCAATAAGTAACTCAATGGGTTTCAATGCACACTATGCAAATATTATTGGGGCCATATTCTTAGCAACTGGACAGGATGAAGCTCAAATAGTGGAAGGTAGTTTAGGAATTACTATGGCTGAAGTTGAAGATGATGGTTTATACTTCTCAGTTACACTTCCAGATGTTCCAATAGGAACTATTGGAGGAGGGACAAGAGTAGAGACTCAAAAAGAATGTTTAGAAATGCTTGGATGCTATGGAGATAACAAAGTTTTAAAGTTTGCTGAGATTGTAGGAGGGGCTGTATTGGCTGGAGAATTATCTTTATTAGGAGCTTTAGCCGCAGGTCATTTAGGAAAAGCACATCAAGAACTTGGTAGATAA
- a CDS encoding HisA/HisF family protein, with protein sequence MEIIPVIDLMNKVAVMGKSGNRKEYKPLKSVICNSYNPIDVAMAYKENGAETIYIADLNAIMNNGNNFEIIKNINFVNKIVDVGLKEKKDLENIKKFLNKDDKAIVGTETLRDINLIKEKDIVVSLDFKNGELLNYSLDDILPYIRENIPLIVLDISSVGTQRGVNIDLIKYVMNKTNNPVYVGGGIRGMEDLKICYDLGVDGVLIATAIHKGILNLKEIIHKFKD encoded by the coding sequence ATGGAGATAATCCCAGTTATTGACTTAATGAACAAAGTAGCAGTTATGGGAAAGAGTGGAAATAGAAAAGAATACAAACCATTAAAATCAGTTATTTGCAACTCATATAATCCAATAGATGTAGCAATGGCTTATAAAGAGAATGGGGCTGAAACTATTTACATTGCTGATTTAAATGCTATAATGAATAATGGAAATAATTTTGAAATCATAAAAAATATAAATTTTGTAAATAAAATTGTAGATGTTGGCTTAAAAGAAAAAAAGGACTTAGAGAATATTAAAAAATTTTTAAATAAAGATGATAAGGCAATTGTAGGAACAGAGACATTAAGGGATATTAATTTAATTAAAGAGAAAGATATAGTTGTTAGTTTAGATTTTAAAAATGGAGAACTTTTAAATTATAGCTTAGATGATATTTTACCATATATTAGGGAAAATATTCCTCTAATAGTATTGGATATCTCATCAGTGGGAACTCAAAGAGGAGTTAATATCGATTTGATAAAATATGTAATGAATAAAACAAACAATCCAGTATATGTTGGTGGAGGTATTAGAGGAATGGAAGATTTAAAAATATGTTATGATTTGGGAGTAGATGGAGTTTTAATAGCAACTGCAATACATAAAGGAATCTTAAATTTAAAAGAGATTATTCACAAGTTTAAGGATTAA
- a CDS encoding DNA-directed DNA polymerase II small subunit — protein MEIINKFLDLELLLSPTVYEKLKNFSENEINKLIEKIREFKKYNDSFILLDDNFFNIFLCEDLNEIIKKYKDFNFIFYYTGEEEKVDEKVKEKESKKDEKEEKEKFIEKEEVVESKLKELKHKEEEKKEIDIERIKRFETISKIRESVNSRIKWIAKDIEAKVEIYEDTDVSGKSTCTGTIDDFVKYFRDRYERLKSFIERKAQRKGYPLKDIAKMKGEKDVFVVGIVSDVDTSKNGDLIVRIEDTEDELTLILPKEKIENGRLPNDILLDEVIGAIGVVSRTGRVMYVDEIIRPAIPPKPKPKRIDEEIYMAFLSDIHIGSKEFLHKEFEKFIRFLNGDVDNELEERVVSRLKYICIAGDLVDGVGVYPGQEDDLYEVDIINQYKEIAMYLEQIPEHITLIISPGNHDAVRPAEPQPRLPDKITKLFNRDNIYFVGNPCTLNIHGFDTLLYHGRSFDDLVGQIRTATYENPVTIMKELIKRRLLCPTYGGRCPIAPEHKDYLVIDRDIDILHTGHIHINGYGIYRGIVMVNSGTFQEQTDFQKRMGISPTPAIVPIVNLSKIGERGHYLEWDRGILEVRY, from the coding sequence ATGGAAATAATAAATAAATTTTTGGATTTAGAATTACTACTATCTCCAACAGTGTATGAAAAGTTGAAAAATTTTAGCGAAAATGAGATTAACAAATTAATTGAAAAAATTAGAGAATTTAAAAAGTATAACGACTCTTTTATTTTGTTAGATGACAATTTTTTCAATATATTTTTATGTGAAGATTTAAATGAAATAATAAAAAAGTATAAGGATTTTAACTTCATATTTTACTATACTGGAGAGGAAGAAAAAGTAGATGAAAAAGTAAAAGAAAAAGAAAGTAAAAAAGATGAGAAAGAAGAAAAAGAGAAATTTATAGAGAAGGAAGAGGTTGTTGAAAGTAAGTTAAAAGAACTTAAACATAAAGAGGAAGAAAAGAAAGAGATAGATATTGAAAGAATTAAAAGATTTGAAACTATAAGTAAAATAAGAGAAAGTGTAAATAGCAGAATAAAATGGATAGCCAAAGATATAGAGGCAAAAGTTGAAATTTATGAAGATACTGATGTTTCTGGAAAATCTACCTGCACAGGAACCATTGATGACTTTGTTAAATACTTTAGAGATAGATATGAAAGATTAAAATCCTTCATAGAAAGAAAGGCTCAAAGAAAGGGTTATCCTCTAAAGGATATTGCTAAGATGAAGGGAGAAAAGGATGTTTTTGTTGTAGGTATCGTTAGCGATGTAGATACATCAAAAAATGGTGATTTAATAGTTAGAATTGAAGATACTGAAGATGAGCTAACTTTAATCTTACCAAAAGAAAAAATAGAAAATGGAAGATTACCTAATGATATTCTCTTAGATGAGGTTATTGGAGCTATTGGTGTGGTTAGTAGAACAGGAAGAGTTATGTATGTTGATGAAATTATTCGCCCAGCAATACCTCCAAAACCAAAACCAAAAAGGATTGATGAAGAGATATATATGGCATTTTTGTCAGATATTCACATAGGTAGTAAAGAATTTTTACATAAAGAATTTGAAAAGTTTATTAGATTTTTAAATGGAGATGTTGATAATGAATTAGAGGAGAGAGTTGTTAGTAGATTAAAATATATCTGCATAGCGGGAGATTTAGTTGATGGAGTTGGCGTTTATCCAGGACAAGAGGATGATTTGTATGAGGTAGATATAATAAACCAATACAAAGAGATAGCGATGTATTTAGAGCAAATTCCAGAGCATATAACTTTAATAATCTCGCCCGGCAACCACGATGCTGTTAGGCCTGCAGAGCCACAACCAAGATTGCCAGATAAAATAACAAAATTATTTAACAGAGATAACATTTACTTCGTTGGAAATCCATGCACTTTAAATATACATGGCTTTGACACTTTACTATATCACGGTAGAAGTTTTGACGATTTGGTGGGACAAATAAGAACTGCCACTTACGAAAATCCAGTAACAATTATGAAAGAATTAATAAAGAGAAGATTATTATGCCCAACTTATGGGGGGAGATGCCCAATAGCTCCAGAGCATAAAGATTACTTAGTTATTGATAGAGACATTGATATTTTACATACTGGACATATTCATATTAATGGTTATGGGATTTATAGAGGAATTGTTATGGTTAATAGTGGAACATTCCAAGAACAAACAGACTTCCAGAAGAGAATGGGTATTTCTCCAACACCAGCAATAGTTCCAATAGTTAATTTATCAAAAATTGGGGAGAGAGGGCATTACTTAGAGTGGGATAGAGGCATTTTAGAGGTTAGATATTAA
- a CDS encoding mechanosensitive ion channel family protein: MNIDSRVKLGIKIVLLVILLHSLISIFNLNAYLNLLLQYKNQIIIAVIIILSGLIIIDISSELFKKYAQKNVEKAGEYLTLNYIFKYFVYFCIILMLFSVVYQNVSSLVVSVGLIGAAITYALQKPILNFAGWLVILYTRTIKIGDRIYIKNVGIGDVFDFDTQHMYLSELNSETHDPTGKVLIVPNSYIFTSSIENLTRGTPYIWDTITIHFTYDSNVEKAENIVFESTNEVVGDLMKKLYEKWSKRKYLTSGYLSDKPIIRIGITRSSFYVKAIYLVNIYEKAEAKTKILKKILEKVNRENDVKFSYPHIKAVIESENNLKNT, encoded by the coding sequence ATGAATATAGACAGTAGAGTAAAGTTGGGGATAAAAATTGTATTATTAGTTATATTACTACACAGTTTAATTTCAATTTTTAATCTAAATGCATACTTAAATCTTCTACTACAATATAAAAATCAGATAATTATAGCAGTTATAATTATACTCTCTGGGTTAATTATTATTGATATTTCCTCGGAGTTGTTTAAAAAATATGCTCAAAAAAATGTGGAAAAGGCTGGGGAGTATTTAACTCTAAATTACATATTTAAATATTTTGTTTATTTTTGTATAATTTTAATGTTATTTAGCGTTGTTTATCAAAATGTCTCATCCTTAGTAGTTTCAGTTGGTTTAATTGGAGCAGCTATTACTTACGCTCTACAAAAGCCAATTTTAAACTTTGCCGGATGGTTGGTTATATTATATACGAGAACTATAAAAATAGGAGATAGAATTTATATAAAAAATGTTGGCATTGGAGATGTGTTTGATTTTGACACTCAACATATGTATTTAAGTGAATTAAACTCTGAAACTCATGACCCAACAGGTAAAGTATTAATAGTTCCAAATTCTTATATATTTACATCATCAATAGAAAATCTTACAAGGGGAACGCCATATATATGGGATACAATTACTATTCACTTCACTTATGACAGTAATGTAGAAAAGGCAGAAAATATTGTTTTTGAATCTACAAATGAAGTTGTTGGAGATTTGATGAAAAAACTCTATGAAAAGTGGTCTAAAAGGAAATATTTAACCTCTGGATATCTATCAGATAAACCTATAATAAGAATAGGAATTACAAGAAGCTCCTTTTATGTAAAAGCAATATATTTAGTAAATATTTATGAAAAAGCAGAGGCAAAAACTAAAATTCTCAAAAAAATTTTAGAGAAGGTTAATAGAGAAAATGATGTAAAATTCTCATATCCTCATATTAAGGCAGTTATTGAATCAGAAAACAACCTTAAAAACACGTGA
- a CDS encoding amidohydrolase family protein — protein sequence MLIKSQFLYGEDFKLKKGILVVEDGIIKGFTNEHSKDVINFNGLVIPPLINAHTHIADNCIKDIGINKTLDELVKPPNGLKHRYLSKVSREILIESIKLGLDDLKNNGIRYFCDFRENGIEGVKILKTSLKDYNYPKAKILGRPTKINKVDKNEVKEILRISDGLGLSGANEFEDYDLKAIYKVYKDFKDKLFAIHACEHRGSVEYSLKKYGQTEVERLINLKVYPNFIVHGTYLTDNEIDILKENNIPVVVCVRANLSFNVGYPQLNKLIDNGLFIGIGSDNFMANSPSIFREMEFIYKLYHIEPKEILKMATINNAKILKLENVGLIEEGFKGVFTFIKPTNAILFSKNIVASVVTRCEKSDVIVMNIPFETV from the coding sequence ATGTTAATTAAATCTCAATTTTTATATGGAGAAGACTTTAAATTAAAAAAAGGAATTTTAGTAGTTGAAGATGGAATAATAAAAGGTTTTACAAATGAGCATAGTAAAGATGTTATAAATTTTAATGGTTTAGTTATTCCTCCTCTTATAAATGCTCATACACACATTGCTGATAATTGTATAAAGGACATAGGAATTAATAAAACTTTGGATGAGTTGGTAAAGCCACCTAATGGTTTAAAACATAGATATCTATCAAAAGTTAGTAGAGAGATTTTAATAGAAAGTATAAAACTTGGTTTAGATGATTTAAAAAATAATGGTATAAGATATTTCTGCGATTTTAGAGAGAATGGAATTGAAGGAGTAAAAATACTAAAAACCTCTTTAAAGGATTATAATTATCCAAAGGCAAAAATCTTAGGAAGACCTACAAAGATTAACAAAGTTGATAAAAATGAAGTTAAAGAGATTTTAAGGATTTCTGATGGTTTAGGTTTAAGTGGGGCTAATGAATTTGAAGATTATGATTTAAAGGCAATATATAAAGTTTATAAAGATTTTAAGGATAAATTATTTGCTATCCACGCGTGTGAGCATAGAGGTTCTGTAGAGTATAGTTTAAAAAAATATGGGCAGACAGAAGTAGAAAGGTTGATAAATTTAAAGGTATATCCTAATTTTATAGTTCATGGGACATATCTTACAGACAATGAGATTGATATATTAAAAGAAAATAATATTCCAGTTGTTGTATGTGTAAGGGCAAATCTTTCTTTTAATGTAGGTTATCCTCAATTAAATAAACTCATAGATAATGGTTTATTTATAGGGATAGGGAGTGACAATTTTATGGCAAACTCTCCATCAATTTTTAGAGAGATGGAATTTATATATAAATTATATCATATAGAGCCAAAAGAGATTTTAAAAATGGCTACAATTAACAATGCAAAAATCTTAAAATTAGAAAATGTTGGTTTAATAGAAGAGGGCTTTAAGGGAGTTTTTACTTTTATAAAACCTACCAATGCAATATTATTTTCTAAAAATATAGTTGCATCAGTAGTTACAAGATGTGAAAAGAGTGATGTTATAGTGATGAATATACCGTTTGAAACTGTTTAA
- the fsr gene encoding coenzyme F420-dependent sulfite reductase — translation MYEWKLNEIVDSGICARCGTCEVVCPNNIIKFDEKPYIEEECLRKGHGMCYDVCPRVSSGKYQIKIREKFKEEYYYGKSDIEGQDGGVVTAFLKYLLENGKIDGAIVVGDECWKPVSLVVQTAEDLLKTAKSKYAISTLDALRKAGEMGLKRVAVVGLPCQINGLRKLQYFPYLAKYDGELGRNGKPVKLPKIEYLIGLFCTEKFEYNKMKEVLSKHNIEIEKVEKFDIKKGKLFIYIDGEKKDIDLKEFEICPGCKICRDFDAELADVSVGCVGSPDGYSTVIIRTKKGEEIKNAVELKEGVNLEEIEKLRKLKLKRFKKEVERRRENNEYISFYWTSDYGGIGKRADGTYFIRIRAKPGGWYSIDEIKEILDIAEKYNAKIKITDRSAYELHGISGFDVEEAVLDLTNKGFITGSEGPLVRATLACPGGGNCSSGLVDTFELCKIIEDKFKERPAPYKFKIAISGCPNGCVRPQVHDIGIAGVKFPSVDEKKCNGCGRCFEVCKVEAIYIRGETSYTNYNVCIGCGKCIKACPNEARDVKEEGFMVYIGGKTGREVVKGISMKINSVDEIINLIDKVLVVYNKYAIKPQRERLAAVMKRVGQETFLKEVMKLMKKESAY, via the coding sequence ATGTATGAATGGAAGTTAAATGAGATAGTTGATAGTGGTATCTGTGCAAGGTGTGGAACTTGTGAAGTTGTATGTCCAAACAATATAATAAAATTTGATGAAAAACCATATATTGAGGAGGAATGTTTAAGAAAAGGTCATGGAATGTGTTATGATGTTTGTCCAAGAGTTTCATCAGGAAAATACCAAATAAAAATCAGAGAGAAGTTTAAGGAAGAATATTACTATGGAAAAAGTGATATTGAAGGCCAAGATGGAGGAGTTGTAACCGCTTTCCTAAAATACTTATTAGAAAATGGAAAAATTGATGGAGCAATAGTTGTTGGAGATGAGTGCTGGAAGCCAGTTTCATTAGTCGTTCAAACTGCAGAAGATTTATTAAAAACTGCAAAATCAAAGTATGCGATATCAACCTTAGATGCATTAAGAAAGGCTGGAGAAATGGGATTAAAAAGAGTAGCAGTCGTTGGATTACCTTGCCAAATTAATGGTTTAAGAAAATTACAATACTTCCCTTACTTAGCCAAATATGACGGAGAACTTGGAAGAAATGGAAAACCTGTAAAATTACCAAAAATTGAATATCTCATAGGATTATTCTGTACTGAGAAATTTGAATATAACAAGATGAAAGAAGTCCTATCAAAGCATAATATTGAGATTGAGAAAGTTGAAAAATTTGACATTAAAAAAGGAAAATTATTTATTTATATAGATGGAGAGAAGAAAGACATTGACTTAAAAGAGTTTGAAATATGTCCTGGCTGTAAAATATGTAGAGATTTTGATGCTGAACTGGCAGATGTTTCAGTTGGTTGTGTAGGAAGTCCAGATGGTTATTCAACAGTTATAATAAGGACTAAGAAAGGGGAGGAAATTAAAAATGCAGTTGAATTAAAAGAAGGGGTTAACTTAGAAGAAATTGAAAAATTAAGAAAGTTAAAATTAAAGAGATTTAAAAAAGAAGTTGAAAGAAGGAGAGAGAATAATGAATATATCTCATTCTACTGGACATCTGATTATGGTGGAATTGGAAAGAGAGCAGATGGAACTTACTTTATAAGAATTAGGGCTAAGCCGGGAGGATGGTATTCTATTGATGAAATAAAAGAAATCTTAGATATTGCTGAAAAATACAATGCTAAAATAAAGATTACTGATAGAAGTGCTTATGAACTCCATGGCATTAGTGGATTTGATGTTGAAGAAGCTGTTTTAGATCTAACAAATAAAGGATTTATAACTGGTTCAGAAGGACCATTAGTTAGAGCTACATTGGCATGTCCGGGAGGAGGAAACTGTAGTAGTGGTTTAGTAGATACATTTGAACTATGTAAAATCATTGAAGATAAATTTAAAGAAAGACCCGCTCCATACAAATTTAAGATTGCAATTAGTGGCTGTCCAAATGGATGTGTAAGACCACAAGTACATGATATTGGTATAGCAGGAGTTAAATTCCCATCTGTTGATGAGAAAAAATGTAACGGTTGTGGAAGATGCTTTGAAGTTTGTAAAGTTGAAGCAATTTATATAAGAGGAGAAACTTCCTATACTAACTACAATGTATGTATTGGTTGTGGAAAGTGTATAAAAGCATGTCCAAATGAGGCAAGAGATGTTAAAGAAGAGGGCTTTATGGTTTATATTGGAGGAAAAACGGGAAGAGAAGTTGTTAAAGGAATTAGTATGAAAATAAACAGTGTTGATGAAATTATTAATCTAATAGATAAGGTATTAGTTGTTTATAATAAGTATGCCATAAAACCACAGAGAGAAAGATTAGCTGCAGTCATGAAAAGAGTTGGTCAAGAAACATTCTTAAAGGAGGTTATGAAATTAATGAAAAAAGAATCTGCCTACTAA
- a CDS encoding helix-turn-helix domain-containing protein encodes MDNLIVARMQKFTVEDLMRCILGLQEIEIRIYFELLDMKEATVMEIAERVDRDRTTVQKALRSLMNCGLVEREKITEKSGFKYVYRPVEFKEVKEKMEKLLDEWYLSVKEWLKKY; translated from the coding sequence TTGGATAATCTCATAGTAGCAAGGATGCAGAAATTTACTGTTGAGGATTTAATGAGATGTATTTTAGGATTACAGGAAATTGAAATTAGAATTTATTTTGAACTCTTGGATATGAAAGAAGCTACAGTAATGGAAATTGCTGAAAGAGTAGATAGAGATAGAACAACAGTTCAAAAAGCATTGAGAAGTTTAATGAATTGTGGATTAGTTGAGAGGGAAAAAATAACAGAAAAGAGTGGATTTAAATATGTATATAGACCAGTTGAATTTAAAGAAGTTAAAGAAAAGATGGAAAAACTTTTGGATGAGTGGTATTTAAGTGTCAAAGAATGGCTAAAAAAATACTAA
- a CDS encoding phosphoadenosine phosphosulfate reductase domain-containing protein codes for MDDKFASKFEIDILNKLLNKNFNYDLAIILKKIGGLDYRKKVFIGGECIGILEFDLIDLDWKFHPYASYYLIEEPKIKLKSTKRKLKGKKVPLNLIENPEELKDINENEYVGVEIGNYVGVGIKKGETIKIKDLTLKREIKFEKIEEYLRKNYDRIKKLENKSLNIIEKYYKKCKDRGYVINASFSGGKDSSVSTLLANKVIDDLEVIFIDTGLEFKETIKFVKKFAKEYDINLVILKGKDFWEYLGKFGIPTKDYRWCNSICKLEPLKEYLKKYKKVYTIDGSRKYESFTRSKLDYERKSSFIENQINIFPILDWKGTDVWSWIYLNDVIYNELYDKGFERIGCFMCPSALNSEFLRVKELYPELFNKWVDVLKRFGYSEDEILRGFWRWKTLPPKMKELKKLLQ; via the coding sequence ATGGATGATAAATTTGCCTCTAAGTTTGAGATAGACATTTTAAACAAACTATTGAATAAAAATTTTAACTATGATTTAGCAATAATACTTAAAAAAATTGGAGGTTTAGATTATAGAAAAAAAGTTTTTATTGGTGGAGAGTGTATAGGTATTTTAGAGTTTGATTTAATTGATTTGGATTGGAAGTTCCACCCTTATGCATCTTATTATCTAATAGAAGAGCCAAAGATTAAACTAAAATCTACAAAAAGAAAATTGAAAGGTAAAAAAGTTCCTTTAAATTTGATTGAAAATCCAGAAGAACTTAAAGATATTAACGAGAATGAGTATGTTGGCGTAGAAATAGGAAACTATGTTGGTGTTGGAATTAAAAAAGGAGAAACTATAAAGATTAAAGATTTAACTTTAAAAAGAGAGATTAAATTTGAAAAGATTGAGGAATATTTGAGGAAGAATTATGACAGAATTAAGAAATTGGAGAATAAATCTCTAAATATAATAGAGAAATATTACAAAAAATGTAAAGATAGAGGATATGTAATAAATGCTTCATTTAGTGGAGGAAAAGATTCATCTGTTTCTACATTATTGGCAAATAAAGTTATAGACGATTTAGAAGTGATATTTATAGATACTGGTTTAGAATTTAAAGAAACTATTAAATTTGTTAAAAAATTTGCTAAAGAATATGATATAAATTTAGTTATTTTAAAAGGTAAAGATTTTTGGGAATACTTAGGAAAATTTGGTATTCCAACGAAAGATTATAGATGGTGTAACAGTATTTGTAAGTTAGAGCCATTGAAGGAATATTTAAAAAAGTATAAAAAAGTATATACAATTGACGGCTCGAGGAAGTATGAGAGTTTTACAAGGAGTAAATTAGATTATGAAAGAAAAAGTAGTTTTATAGAGAATCAGATAAATATCTTCCCAATATTAGACTGGAAAGGAACCGATGTGTGGAGTTGGATATATTTAAATGATGTTATATATAATGAACTCTATGACAAAGGTTTTGAAAGAATTGGCTGTTTTATGTGTCCATCTGCTTTAAATAGTGAGTTTTTGAGAGTAAAAGAGTTGTATCCTGAATTGTTCAATAAATGGGTAGATGTTTTAAAAAGATTTGGATACAGTGAAGATGAAATATTAAGAGGTTTTTGGAGATGGAAAACACTTCCTCCAAAAATGAAGGAATTAAAAAAATTATTACAATAA
- a CDS encoding zinc metalloprotease HtpX, giving the protein MMNEIKTYLLMALLVGLIYTICLMLHIHPIFAILIALIPNIIAYYYSDKFVLMSYNARILDEHEMPWLHQMVERVARKAGLPKPKVAIVPTMTPNAFATGRDPKNAVVAVTEGILQLLSPEELEGVIGHEIAHIKHRDILISTIVATLAGAIVYIAEWMLYWGGLFFASESEDTNPLEFIGLILLLILAPIAATLIQFAISRQREFYADEEGAKLTHPLWLANALSKLEEGVQMYPLERGNPATSHLFIVNPFKSDFIMKLFSTHPPTEERIRRLIELSKKLHKY; this is encoded by the coding sequence ATGATGAATGAGATAAAAACATATTTATTGATGGCACTTCTCGTAGGTTTAATTTACACAATATGTCTTATGTTACATATACATCCAATATTTGCTATACTCATCGCTTTGATTCCTAACATTATTGCATATTATTATAGTGATAAGTTCGTGTTAATGAGTTACAATGCGAGAATTTTAGATGAGCACGAGATGCCTTGGCTACATCAGATGGTTGAAAGAGTGGCGAGAAAGGCAGGATTACCTAAACCAAAAGTTGCTATTGTTCCTACAATGACTCCTAATGCATTTGCCACTGGAAGAGATCCAAAAAATGCAGTTGTTGCTGTTACTGAAGGAATTTTACAACTATTGTCTCCAGAAGAACTGGAAGGTGTTATTGGACACGAAATAGCACATATTAAACATAGAGATATTTTAATATCTACCATAGTGGCTACATTAGCTGGGGCTATCGTATATATTGCAGAGTGGATGCTATACTGGGGTGGTTTATTCTTCGCATCAGAGAGTGAAGATACCAATCCATTAGAATTTATTGGACTAATTTTATTGTTGATATTAGCACCAATTGCGGCAACATTGATACAGTTTGCAATTTCGAGACAGAGAGAGTTTTACGCTGATGAAGAGGGGGCAAAATTGACTCATCCTTTATGGTTGGCTAATGCATTATCTAAGTTGGAAGAAGGAGTTCAGATGTATCCATTAGAAAGGGGAAATCCAGCAACTTCACACTTATTTATTGTAAATCCATTTAAATCAGATTTTATAATGAAACTGTTCTCAACTCACCCTCCAACTGAGGAGAGAATCAGAAGATTGATAGAATTGAGTAAAAAACTGCACAAATATTAA